The following are encoded in a window of Mycolicibacterium tusciae JS617 genomic DNA:
- a CDS encoding cutinase family protein: protein MGAFRIVGVVSAVAALSALLQSAALAAAHAAPCPDAEVIFARGTTELPGVGPTGDAFVNSLRSQVGAKSVEVYPVNYPATTDFRTAVDGINDARARILATAASCPDTKMVLGGFSQGAAVMGFVTADAVPDGVSASTVPAPMPLDVADKVAAVALFGKPSARFMRAINDPQIVIGPNYVDKTIDLCVDDDLVCDPDGRSFGVHSRYPEVGMANEGATLAAQKLQASWAADAATDAPASPAPAPAQPPAPALLSVPVTGETRPSHGGGPAPRSPGPAQAAPVLPGPAPIAP from the coding sequence ATGGGGGCTTTTCGAATCGTTGGTGTTGTCAGTGCTGTAGCAGCGCTATCTGCGCTGCTGCAAAGCGCTGCTCTGGCGGCCGCACACGCGGCACCATGCCCCGACGCCGAGGTGATATTCGCGCGTGGCACGACCGAGCTGCCTGGCGTCGGTCCGACGGGGGATGCATTCGTCAACTCACTGCGCTCACAAGTCGGCGCGAAGTCGGTTGAGGTGTACCCGGTGAATTACCCCGCCACCACTGACTTTAGAACCGCCGTCGACGGAATCAACGACGCCCGCGCACGCATCCTCGCCACGGCCGCCTCCTGTCCTGACACCAAGATGGTGCTCGGCGGATTCTCGCAGGGCGCAGCGGTCATGGGGTTTGTCACGGCTGATGCTGTGCCCGACGGGGTTTCGGCTTCGACCGTGCCGGCGCCGATGCCACTCGACGTCGCCGACAAAGTCGCAGCTGTGGCGCTGTTCGGGAAGCCGTCGGCGCGCTTCATGCGTGCGATCAATGACCCGCAGATCGTGATCGGCCCGAACTACGTCGACAAGACCATCGACCTGTGTGTCGACGACGACCTGGTGTGTGACCCCGATGGCAGGAGTTTCGGCGTGCACAGCCGCTACCCCGAGGTCGGGATGGCGAACGAGGGCGCGACGCTAGCCGCGCAGAAGCTACAGGCGAGTTGGGCGGCTGATGCGGCAACGGACGCGCCCGCTAGCCCGGCTCCGGCTCCGGCTCAGCCTCCGGCACCCGCGCTGCTGTCTGTGCCCGTCACAGGCGAAACCCGGCCGTCCCATGGCGGGGGTCCGGCGCCCCGGTCGCCCGGTCCCGCACAGGCGGCACCCGTGTTACCCGGCCCGGCGCCGATCGCACCGTAG
- a CDS encoding peptidoglycan-binding domain-containing protein, with amino-acid sequence MAVILRPGEDNDLVRQLQARLNRDYPRYSQLVVDGIYGPATTAVVFFRAFPQTTLRISSGGERTVG; translated from the coding sequence ATGGCTGTGATACTGAGACCCGGCGAGGACAACGATCTTGTTCGGCAGCTCCAAGCCCGGCTGAACCGCGACTACCCACGCTATTCCCAACTGGTCGTCGACGGTATCTACGGGCCGGCCACCACCGCGGTGGTCTTTTTCAGAGCATTTCCCCAGACAACGCTTCGGATTTCCTCAGGTGGCGAACGCACAGTGGGGTGA
- a CDS encoding site-specific integrase: MRVRETKRRNKGKPVLAYDVVWTEPVRDHFGVPVPENPDRPNGPKRMRPRQETYAVRAIAQARVDELNAAKHTTGTSALADTKAKGEQPFGFYAKGWLQQQEVKAASGKLKRDTVDEYARQLRTYVLPMLGGMATASISPARVEELLAALVRQTSRQGDRKPLTPGTVKHIWDVTRRVFKYARQHGAIAANPCEAVDFSTTRATGDLDGFEHNPLTAEQVGQLSAAIAGEVPGLPAYPVYGLMVEFMAYSGLRAAEVSGLEVGDVVLPGAGDSRCTVRVRRTKERKAGQWVTGTLKSKRSRRDVKLPPWLSAKFVDYVQKTHPRSDEPTAPLWPSRKNGGGYRAKGQRYAVPLDWSQPLAMGAFYDTIFKPALEAVGLPASRPATATKPAVRGTRLHDLRHTFAVMHLSEGTHFMRVSQLLGHATYTLTLDTYGDWIPAEQYADDLPEPPAPVEPTVTPDNVVQLFGRKSS, from the coding sequence ATGCGAGTACGAGAGACCAAGCGGCGCAACAAAGGCAAGCCGGTGCTCGCCTACGATGTTGTATGGACTGAGCCAGTTCGCGACCACTTCGGGGTGCCGGTACCGGAGAACCCCGACCGTCCGAACGGCCCGAAGCGGATGCGCCCCCGACAGGAGACCTATGCCGTCCGCGCGATCGCGCAGGCACGGGTCGATGAGTTGAACGCGGCGAAACACACCACGGGTACGTCGGCGCTAGCGGACACGAAGGCGAAGGGTGAGCAGCCGTTCGGCTTCTACGCGAAGGGCTGGTTGCAGCAGCAAGAGGTCAAGGCGGCGAGTGGAAAGCTCAAGCGCGACACCGTGGACGAGTACGCGCGGCAGCTGCGGACGTACGTGTTGCCGATGCTCGGCGGGATGGCGACAGCGAGCATCAGCCCGGCCCGCGTGGAGGAACTACTAGCGGCCCTCGTGCGGCAGACCTCCCGCCAGGGCGACCGTAAACCGTTGACCCCTGGCACCGTTAAGCACATCTGGGACGTAACGCGGCGGGTGTTTAAGTACGCCCGCCAGCACGGCGCGATAGCGGCGAACCCGTGCGAGGCGGTGGACTTCTCAACGACCCGCGCGACCGGTGACCTTGACGGCTTCGAGCACAACCCACTCACCGCCGAACAGGTTGGCCAGCTGTCCGCCGCAATCGCGGGTGAAGTGCCCGGTCTGCCCGCTTACCCGGTGTACGGGCTCATGGTCGAGTTCATGGCCTACTCAGGTCTGCGCGCAGCGGAGGTTAGCGGCCTGGAAGTTGGCGACGTCGTGTTACCCGGTGCGGGGGATAGCCGGTGCACGGTGCGAGTGCGCCGAACCAAGGAACGCAAAGCGGGACAGTGGGTTACGGGCACGCTCAAGAGCAAGCGATCCCGCCGAGATGTGAAGCTGCCGCCTTGGTTGTCGGCGAAGTTTGTTGACTACGTGCAGAAGACACACCCGCGCAGCGACGAGCCGACCGCGCCACTTTGGCCATCCCGGAAGAACGGCGGCGGGTACCGGGCGAAGGGACAGCGGTACGCGGTGCCGCTGGATTGGTCCCAGCCGTTGGCGATGGGCGCGTTCTACGACACCATCTTCAAGCCCGCACTAGAAGCTGTCGGATTGCCCGCTAGTCGGCCCGCTACAGCGACGAAACCCGCCGTGCGGGGTACCCGGCTGCACGACCTCCGGCACACATTCGCGGTGATGCATCTCAGCGAGGGAACGCACTTCATGCGGGTGAGCCAGCTGCTTGGGCACGCGACCTACACGCTCACCCTCGACACGTACGGCGATTGGATCCCGGCAGAGCAGTATGCCGATGACCTCCCAGAGCCACCCGCCCCGGTTGAGCCAACGGTGACGCCGGACAACGTCGTGCAGCTGTTCGGTCGGAAGTCTAGTTAG
- a CDS encoding ketopantoate reductase family protein: MIGAGAIGGTIGGVLARANASVLLVARGRNAEVLAADGLTLHTPDGTFHVPVAVASIKEVRLTQADVLVFTTKTQQLDAALREWVDRPVAAADGTVATAGECLPVLTALNGVAAEELALRYFARVYGVCIWCPAAHIEPGEVIVRSWPVVGQFHISRWPASISTAQDADFLAALQTSWCQAGINVRLPEDVAPWKYNKLLLNLNNVIRALAQPGADVDWLRDAVIREGEDALRRLGIEFVPFETSTAARVDGPTPRPVPGFSSTPGDSTSQSLRRRTGNVETDYLNGEIVRLAHRAGTSAPVNAALTRTARAAASGGMSPGGYTAQQLADLVNHSS; the protein is encoded by the coding sequence GTGATCGGAGCCGGGGCGATCGGGGGGACCATCGGAGGGGTGTTGGCCCGCGCCAATGCTTCTGTGCTCCTTGTGGCCCGCGGCCGCAACGCCGAAGTACTTGCAGCCGATGGGCTGACGCTGCACACGCCCGACGGGACCTTTCACGTGCCGGTTGCGGTCGCCTCAATCAAGGAGGTGCGGTTGACCCAGGCTGACGTACTGGTCTTTACGACGAAGACCCAGCAACTCGATGCCGCGCTGCGCGAATGGGTCGACCGCCCGGTCGCCGCCGCGGACGGCACCGTCGCCACTGCGGGGGAGTGCCTGCCGGTATTGACCGCGCTCAATGGTGTTGCCGCAGAGGAGCTCGCGCTGCGCTATTTCGCCCGCGTCTACGGAGTCTGCATCTGGTGCCCGGCCGCGCACATAGAGCCCGGCGAGGTGATCGTGCGCTCCTGGCCGGTCGTCGGTCAGTTCCACATCTCGCGCTGGCCCGCGTCCATCAGCACGGCGCAGGACGCCGACTTCCTAGCGGCACTGCAGACATCGTGGTGCCAGGCGGGCATCAACGTACGGCTGCCTGAAGACGTGGCTCCATGGAAGTACAACAAGCTATTACTCAACCTCAACAACGTCATCCGCGCGCTGGCCCAGCCGGGAGCCGACGTGGACTGGCTGCGTGACGCGGTGATTCGTGAGGGCGAGGACGCATTGCGACGTCTGGGAATCGAATTCGTGCCGTTCGAGACGTCCACCGCCGCACGTGTCGACGGCCCAACACCACGGCCGGTGCCCGGATTCAGCAGTACACCAGGCGATTCCACATCGCAGTCGCTGCGTCGCCGTACGGGCAATGTCGAGACTGACTACCTCAACGGTGAGATCGTGCGACTGGCACATCGTGCGGGGACCTCGGCTCCGGTGAATGCCGCGTTGACTCGGACGGCTCGTGCGGCGGCCAGCGGTGGCATGAGTCCGGGTGGTTACACCGCCCAACAGCTGGCCGATTTGGTCAATCACTCGAGCTAG
- a CDS encoding substrate-binding domain-containing protein — protein MRRRRTALLSAVGVTVTLIAGPTTTADTSPDPTDMTMVNVVKIEGIPWFNRMAVGDQNFAKRTGVQTSQEGGDDTSPEKQVQIVADLIPRRPTAITVVPNSLDSLEDVLGQARAQGIKVVSHEATGIQNVDVDIEAFDNAAFGRQIVQSLAQCMSGQGTYVQFVQSLSATTHMQWVDAAYDMQVDQFPGMTRVEGPIESFNNEQTAYENAKMVLSKYPNIKGFQGSGSTDTPGIARAVREAGLANEICVMGTAVPAVAAQYLADGAIDRIFFWDPAMAGEAALQIALMLAQGQPIEAGTNLNVPGYESLTKLDGYDNVFVGNAALEADASTVSQYPF, from the coding sequence ATGCGACGTAGGCGAACCGCCCTTCTCAGCGCGGTAGGCGTGACGGTCACGCTGATTGCCGGGCCGACCACCACCGCCGACACGTCTCCGGACCCGACGGACATGACGATGGTGAACGTCGTCAAGATCGAAGGAATCCCCTGGTTCAATCGGATGGCCGTGGGCGACCAGAACTTCGCGAAACGCACCGGAGTCCAGACGAGCCAGGAGGGCGGCGACGACACCAGCCCGGAGAAGCAGGTTCAAATCGTGGCGGACCTGATCCCGCGTCGCCCGACCGCCATCACCGTGGTGCCCAACTCACTGGACTCGCTGGAGGACGTCCTGGGTCAGGCCCGCGCCCAGGGCATCAAAGTTGTCTCGCACGAAGCCACCGGAATTCAGAACGTCGACGTCGACATCGAGGCCTTTGACAACGCAGCCTTCGGTAGGCAGATCGTCCAGAGCCTCGCCCAATGCATGAGTGGGCAGGGAACCTACGTCCAGTTCGTCCAGAGCCTGTCCGCGACGACCCACATGCAGTGGGTGGACGCCGCATACGACATGCAGGTCGACCAGTTCCCCGGCATGACCCGTGTAGAAGGCCCGATCGAAAGCTTCAACAACGAGCAGACCGCCTACGAAAACGCCAAGATGGTTCTGTCGAAGTACCCGAATATCAAGGGCTTTCAGGGGTCGGGCAGCACCGATACACCGGGCATCGCACGTGCCGTGCGGGAGGCGGGGTTGGCGAACGAGATCTGCGTGATGGGTACGGCGGTACCGGCCGTGGCAGCCCAGTACCTCGCCGACGGAGCGATCGACAGGATCTTCTTTTGGGATCCGGCGATGGCAGGCGAAGCGGCGCTTCAGATCGCTCTGATGCTCGCACAGGGACAACCGATCGAGGCCGGCACCAACCTGAACGTCCCAGGCTACGAGTCGCTGACCAAGCTCGACGGCTACGACAACGTCTTCGTCGGGAACGCCGCACTGGAAGCGGATGCCAGCACCGTCTCTCAGTACCCTTTCTGA